The following coding sequences lie in one bacterium genomic window:
- a CDS encoding PDDEXK nuclease domain-containing protein, giving the protein MGSRKIIRINKFGQQPVAKKNQTDLFNEIRNLITEAKQSVVVTVNAAQTMLYWHIGKRINREVLKGKRAEYGKQILNSLSSKLSVEFGKGFSEKSLRRMLQFSEAFPKKQIVASLLRQLSWTHFTLLIPIKNELQRNFYTQMCRVEGWTIRVLRQKVDSMLFERTVISKKSDKLIRQELSSLAKENKVTPALVMKDPYLLDFLDLKETFSEKDLEQIILNELKQFILELGSGFAFVERQKRMIIDKEDHYLDLLFYHRRLKRLIAIELKLGKFKAAYKGQMELYLRWLARHETTKDEKPPLGIILCAEGKQESIELLELGKSGIHVAEYLTELPPRKLLEQKLHSAIEQAKSRPNQGQMH; this is encoded by the coding sequence ATGGGGAGTAGAAAAATAATTCGTATTAACAAATTTGGGCAACAGCCTGTTGCCAAGAAGAATCAGACGGATTTATTCAATGAGATTCGCAACTTGATTACGGAAGCCAAACAGTCGGTTGTAGTTACTGTTAATGCTGCTCAAACAATGCTTTATTGGCATATTGGTAAACGTATCAACCGTGAAGTGTTAAAGGGTAAACGCGCGGAATACGGTAAACAAATTTTGAACTCATTGTCCTCAAAATTGAGTGTTGAGTTTGGCAAAGGTTTTTCTGAAAAAAGTCTGAGAAGAATGCTTCAATTTTCAGAGGCTTTCCCCAAAAAGCAGATTGTCGCATCACTGCTGCGACAATTGAGCTGGACTCATTTCACCTTGCTTATTCCAATAAAAAATGAGCTTCAAAGGAACTTTTATACCCAGATGTGCAGAGTTGAAGGCTGGACCATACGCGTCTTACGCCAAAAGGTTGATTCTATGTTGTTTGAGCGGACTGTTATTTCCAAAAAATCGGATAAGCTTATTAGGCAGGAACTCTCCTCATTGGCGAAAGAAAATAAAGTTACTCCGGCATTGGTAATGAAAGATCCTTATCTGCTGGATTTTCTCGATTTGAAGGAAACATTTAGTGAAAAAGATCTGGAGCAGATTATTCTAAACGAATTAAAGCAGTTTATTCTTGAACTTGGTTCAGGTTTTGCATTTGTAGAACGACAAAAACGAATGATTATTGATAAGGAAGATCATTATCTGGATTTATTATTTTATCATCGGCGGTTGAAACGGTTGATTGCGATTGAACTTAAGCTTGGTAAATTTAAGGCGGCTTATAAAGGTCAGATGGAACTGTATCTGCGTTGGTTAGCTAGACATGAAACCACGAAAGATGAAAAACCGCCACTTGGTATCATTCTTTGTGCCGAAGGAAAACAGGAATCTATCGAACTCCTGGAATTGGGCAAGTCCGGTATTCATGTTGCGGAGTACCTAACCGAATTGCCACCTCGGAAACTTCTTGAACAAAAATTACATAGTGCTATTGAACAGGCCAAATCAAGGCCAAATCAAGGACAAATGCATTAG
- a CDS encoding DUF1016 N-terminal domain-containing protein, with the protein MTARYSELLGQIKQRIKQGQTRAVFSANAEMITMYWDIGHMLNERQKIKGWGAGVIPRLARDIRNELPEIKGFSERNIGYMIRFAREYGSAPILQQPVAKLRLGKIMDTIKVPQLVAQIPWGHNVLLMEKVKDIENRFWYIQQSIVWGWREINERVF; encoded by the coding sequence ATGACAGCGCGATATAGTGAACTACTTGGACAGATCAAACAGCGAATTAAACAAGGACAGACGCGTGCTGTATTTTCTGCAAATGCAGAAATGATCACCATGTATTGGGATATTGGTCATATGCTGAATGAACGCCAGAAAATTAAGGGCTGGGGAGCAGGCGTTATTCCCCGCCTGGCACGAGATATTCGGAATGAATTGCCGGAAATCAAAGGGTTTTCTGAGAGGAATATCGGATATATGATTAGATTTGCCCGGGAGTATGGATCGGCGCCAATTTTGCAACAACCTGTTGCAAAATTACGGTTGGGGAAAATTATGGATACGATAAAAGTGCCACAGCTTGTGGCACAAATACCCTGGGGGCATAACGTCCTGCTTATGGAAAAAGTGAAAGATATTGAAAATAGATTTTGGTACATACAGCAAAGTATTGTGTGGGGTTGGAGGGAAATTAATGAGCGTGTTTTTTAA
- a CDS encoding tetratricopeptide repeat protein, with translation MKSRSKQRTKKQHRRLAATNGDATPLLSLCMIVKNESQNLAGCLQSVQDAVDEIIVVDTGSTDDTRTIAKNAGARVFDFTWCDDFSAARNESIRHARGRYILWLDADDRVNPAEIQKLKQLKTSLPQRQDHAYYLVVHSEAARMSGDLTFYQLRLFPNIPTARFEWQIHEQISNNLKKSGIICEQRPITIRHIGNEQQTDLIRKSKRNLAIIERVLEKKPEDFVMRFQLGRTLANLERYEEAITAMQQVVDNPVVKQQHPQFFLETSLLMGRYCSDIGLDDSAQQVYQSLLPDYPDNGLIHYYLGTAYFEAEKYAAAITELKQCQDTTFSAGFMPLNLDVINFQRGFLLGQAYQKTGKIEQARLSFEAALASPTYRYRILQELGLLQLNQNAYPLAADYFQQAIDEKDGRTDANYSNLGLALRKANRFEDAEQAFRTALDINPDRVEALTNLGHLSLLKKDYLQAISCFNRAKLMDPDMLDTKLGLCEIYFQQNNLDKLVKECETLLRELGLESDLVLQGLEDLAALFLNIGNALHQTQRQSLAMMAYQLAFMIFPSTQALKKMLPLATGSQSLDACKTVIQESLAQHNPDPAFLTAVKDQLATLAVG, from the coding sequence ATGAAAAGCAGAAGTAAGCAGCGCACAAAAAAACAGCACCGCCGCCTGGCCGCCACAAATGGTGACGCAACACCATTGCTCTCCTTATGTATGATTGTAAAAAACGAATCCCAAAATCTTGCCGGCTGTCTGCAATCTGTGCAGGATGCTGTGGATGAAATCATTGTGGTTGATACCGGGTCCACAGATGATACCCGTACTATCGCAAAAAACGCGGGTGCCAGGGTTTTCGATTTTACCTGGTGCGATGACTTTAGTGCCGCACGCAATGAATCTATCCGGCATGCGCGCGGCAGATATATTCTCTGGTTGGATGCGGATGACCGCGTCAATCCGGCTGAGATACAAAAACTCAAACAGCTCAAAACCTCACTTCCGCAACGACAGGACCATGCCTACTATCTGGTTGTCCATAGTGAGGCTGCCCGGATGAGCGGTGATCTTACTTTTTATCAGCTCCGGCTTTTCCCCAATATTCCCACGGCACGATTTGAGTGGCAGATCCACGAACAAATATCCAACAATCTAAAAAAATCCGGCATCATCTGCGAGCAGCGTCCCATCACCATCCGGCATATCGGCAATGAACAGCAAACAGACCTGATCCGAAAATCCAAACGCAATCTGGCAATCATTGAGCGCGTTTTGGAAAAAAAACCTGAAGATTTTGTTATGCGCTTCCAGTTGGGCCGCACATTGGCAAACCTGGAGCGGTACGAAGAGGCGATCACCGCCATGCAGCAAGTGGTGGATAACCCGGTGGTCAAGCAGCAGCACCCACAATTTTTCCTGGAAACCTCCCTGCTGATGGGACGCTATTGCTCGGATATTGGATTGGATGATTCCGCCCAGCAGGTCTATCAGTCACTTTTACCGGATTATCCGGACAATGGACTCATTCACTATTACCTCGGCACTGCCTATTTTGAGGCAGAAAAATATGCAGCTGCGATCACCGAACTCAAGCAATGTCAGGACACAACCTTTTCCGCAGGCTTCATGCCGCTTAACTTAGATGTCATCAACTTTCAGCGTGGCTTCCTGCTGGGACAGGCTTATCAAAAAACCGGTAAAATTGAACAGGCACGCTTATCGTTTGAAGCGGCATTGGCATCTCCAACCTACCGCTACCGTATTTTACAGGAGCTGGGCCTGCTCCAGCTCAATCAAAACGCGTATCCCCTGGCTGCGGATTATTTCCAGCAAGCCATCGATGAAAAAGACGGCCGGACCGATGCCAACTATTCCAACCTGGGATTGGCACTGCGCAAAGCCAACCGCTTTGAAGATGCGGAACAGGCATTCAGGACTGCCTTGGATATCAACCCTGACCGGGTCGAAGCGCTCACCAATCTGGGTCATCTCTCGCTTTTGAAAAAAGACTATTTACAAGCCATCAGTTGTTTTAACCGGGCCAAACTCATGGACCCGGACATGCTGGATACCAAACTGGGGCTGTGTGAAATTTACTTTCAACAAAATAATTTGGACAAGCTGGTCAAAGAATGCGAGACCTTATTGCGTGAACTCGGCTTAGAGAGCGATCTGGTGCTGCAAGGACTGGAAGACCTGGCCGCCCTGTTTTTGAACATCGGCAATGCCTTGCACCAGACCCAGCGGCAATCCCTGGCCATGATGGCGTACCAGCTGGCATTTATGATTTTCCCCAGCACCCAGGCCCTAAAAAAGATGCTTCCCCTGGCCACAGGCAGCCAGTCGCTGGATGCCTGTAAAACGGTTATTCAGGAAAGTCTGGCTCAACACAATCCCGATCCGGCTTTCCTGACAGCAGTCAAAGACCAGTTAGCAACCTTGGCTGTGGGATGA
- a CDS encoding glycosyltransferase — MPDLDFTGERFVTSHTSPQICYEHWHRYLFSTQFIAGKKVLDCACGEGYGSFLLSQYAHSVIGIDISHEAIAYAQEKYPQKNLEFKTGSVAAIPLKTDHTFDVVISFETIEHVSGEVQHAFLKEVKRLLKPGGLFLVSTPNKKVYSDDPLYKNEYHLREFYPDEFKTFLHTGFSHIRLLGQRVAPVSYLWDLEHPVAAYQEFRLDFTQAAFVPTQAPLHEVYDIALCSDQEINLPTNTSALLDISDQWSASHQQQLNQLGQSVYEKEQTIKQLAAHLRTRDAVIYRLENQTRLQALPQNAVSIVIPVFNQVDYTRQCIECLSQTTPPELYNGIIVDNASTDRTPELLKQLAGDVTLVTNRENLGFVIACNQGAEKSQSKYLLFLNNDTEPQAGWLEEMLLLMEGDATIGAAGGKLVYPNGRLQEAGGIIFSDGHGWNFGRHDDPQKEIYNQTIEVDYCSGACLLVRQDLFTQLNGFDTRYVPAYYEDVDLCFGIRALGYKVVYCPQAVVLHYEGITAGTDLKSGLKSYQVKNRDAFLEKWQSVLSRHETNPNLSGKIPASADRQKRGLKTINSPAKTANTTDHPHILVIDPLLPAYDRSAGAMRLFNILKIMREQHYPITYIARNGIRQESYKRELEAMGITVFATDPDKMASLGHPVTAARISLETILRETFFAIAWLSFYEIAEQYLPEIRQYSPNTQILIDTVDVHFLRETRQAEILQDTALRKKAKETQNRELAIYAKADTLIMVTPADATIVHNHLPGKETLIIPLIHETLPDFPEFMQRQGLVFVANFNHPPNADAMHFFCRDVLPKIKKTIPDISMTIVGANPPENIRQLAGPGIKVTGYVLETAPYLDAARVSVAPLRFGAGMKGKVCEALSRGLPVVTTAIGCEGIGLTHEQNVMQADTAQTFADAVVRLYTDETLWTKLAHQGRDFLETHYSYRTIAAQMASQLPDMSAHNNVHAELVSIIILTHNQLTYTQKCIESIFRHTRSPYELLFVDNCSTDKTLDYLGKLQAPDTCQRIHIIKNTENAGFAKGNNQGISQAKGPLLLLMNNDIVVTPDWLEKLRRTLKHDPNIGIVGPMTNYASAPQHVPKPEYHLDSLEGLDAFSTSYGAEHTGQAHPYWRLVGFCMLMKRDVIDTIGGLDHRFGLGNFEDDDFTLRAAIAGFSSWIAEDCYVHHFGSRTFVDTKIDYQASLRQNWEIFKRKWRIPSDLPYGYTYSMKKTIKNGLKQEHFCPLV, encoded by the coding sequence ATGCCTGATCTTGATTTCACCGGCGAACGTTTTGTGACTTCCCATACCTCGCCGCAAATATGCTATGAACACTGGCACCGGTATTTATTTTCCACCCAATTTATTGCGGGAAAAAAAGTACTCGATTGTGCCTGCGGTGAAGGGTACGGAAGTTTCCTGCTGTCCCAGTACGCCCACTCGGTTATTGGCATTGATATCAGTCATGAGGCGATTGCCTATGCACAGGAAAAGTATCCCCAAAAAAATCTGGAATTTAAAACCGGAAGTGTTGCGGCAATTCCACTGAAAACCGACCATACCTTTGATGTCGTGATTTCTTTTGAAACCATTGAGCATGTTTCCGGGGAAGTACAACACGCATTTTTGAAAGAAGTAAAACGCCTGCTCAAACCCGGGGGGCTTTTCCTCGTTTCAACACCCAATAAAAAAGTCTACAGCGATGATCCTCTTTACAAAAACGAATACCATCTTCGCGAATTTTATCCGGATGAGTTTAAAACATTTTTGCATACCGGTTTTTCACATATCCGCCTTTTGGGACAGCGCGTCGCGCCGGTTTCCTATCTATGGGACCTTGAACACCCGGTAGCAGCCTATCAGGAATTCCGCCTCGATTTCACGCAAGCGGCCTTTGTGCCGACCCAAGCGCCGCTGCATGAGGTCTACGATATCGCGTTGTGTTCCGATCAGGAGATCAACTTGCCAACCAACACCTCCGCGCTGCTTGACATCTCAGACCAGTGGTCTGCCAGCCACCAACAGCAGCTCAACCAACTTGGACAATCGGTCTATGAAAAAGAACAGACCATCAAACAACTGGCTGCGCACCTAAGGACCCGCGATGCGGTGATCTACCGCTTAGAAAACCAAACACGGTTGCAAGCCCTGCCGCAAAATGCAGTGAGCATTGTAATTCCGGTCTTTAACCAGGTTGACTATACCCGGCAGTGTATTGAATGCCTCAGCCAAACCACACCGCCGGAATTGTACAACGGTATCATCGTGGACAATGCTTCTACAGATCGTACACCTGAATTGCTCAAACAATTGGCAGGTGATGTCACCCTTGTCACCAACCGGGAGAACCTGGGCTTTGTGATTGCCTGCAATCAAGGCGCTGAAAAATCACAAAGCAAGTACCTGCTCTTCCTCAACAATGACACTGAGCCCCAAGCCGGATGGTTGGAAGAGATGCTGCTGCTGATGGAAGGCGATGCCACTATCGGCGCGGCGGGCGGCAAACTGGTTTATCCCAATGGACGGCTCCAGGAGGCCGGCGGAATTATTTTCTCAGATGGACACGGCTGGAATTTCGGGCGCCATGACGATCCTCAAAAAGAAATTTACAATCAGACCATTGAGGTGGATTACTGCAGCGGAGCTTGTCTGCTGGTGCGGCAAGACCTTTTTACCCAACTCAATGGTTTTGATACACGCTACGTACCTGCTTATTACGAAGACGTGGACCTGTGTTTCGGCATCCGTGCGCTCGGTTATAAGGTGGTTTATTGTCCCCAGGCCGTCGTACTCCACTATGAAGGGATTACCGCCGGCACAGATCTTAAAAGCGGACTTAAATCTTATCAGGTAAAAAACCGCGATGCTTTTTTAGAAAAATGGCAATCCGTGCTAAGCCGGCATGAAACCAATCCCAATCTTTCCGGAAAAATCCCTGCCTCCGCTGACCGCCAAAAAAGAGGTCTTAAGACAATAAACAGTCCCGCGAAGACTGCCAACACCACGGATCACCCGCATATTCTCGTCATTGATCCGCTGCTGCCGGCGTATGACCGCTCCGCCGGGGCCATGCGCTTGTTTAATATTCTCAAAATCATGCGGGAACAGCATTACCCAATCACCTATATTGCACGCAATGGTATCCGCCAGGAGAGCTATAAGCGCGAATTGGAAGCAATGGGCATTACTGTTTTTGCAACTGATCCTGACAAAATGGCATCCCTGGGGCACCCGGTGACAGCCGCGCGTATTTCCCTGGAAACGATTTTACGCGAAACATTTTTTGCGATTGCCTGGCTCTCTTTTTATGAGATTGCCGAACAATACCTGCCGGAAATCCGCCAATATTCACCAAATACCCAAATACTAATCGATACGGTGGATGTCCATTTTCTCCGTGAAACCCGTCAGGCGGAAATACTTCAAGATACTGCATTGCGTAAAAAAGCCAAGGAAACCCAAAATCGCGAACTTGCCATTTATGCAAAAGCGGATACTTTGATCATGGTCACTCCGGCAGATGCCACGATTGTTCATAACCATTTACCCGGCAAAGAGACCCTCATCATTCCGTTGATTCATGAGACCCTGCCTGATTTTCCGGAATTCATGCAGCGTCAGGGACTTGTGTTTGTGGCCAACTTCAATCATCCGCCCAATGCTGATGCCATGCATTTTTTCTGCCGCGATGTACTGCCTAAAATAAAAAAAACCATTCCCGATATTTCGATGACAATTGTAGGTGCCAACCCGCCCGAAAACATCCGGCAACTTGCCGGACCGGGTATCAAAGTCACCGGGTACGTCCTGGAAACCGCGCCTTATCTGGATGCAGCCCGGGTCTCGGTGGCGCCGCTGCGCTTCGGTGCCGGTATGAAAGGTAAAGTGTGTGAAGCCTTGAGCCGCGGTCTGCCGGTGGTAACGACCGCCATTGGTTGTGAAGGCATCGGCCTGACGCATGAACAAAACGTTATGCAGGCTGATACCGCCCAAACATTTGCCGATGCTGTGGTCCGGCTGTACACCGATGAAACCCTCTGGACCAAACTCGCTCACCAGGGGCGGGATTTTTTAGAGACCCATTACAGCTATCGCACGATTGCAGCACAGATGGCATCTCAACTCCCGGATATGTCGGCACACAATAACGTGCATGCCGAACTGGTGAGTATCATCATCCTGACCCACAACCAATTAACCTATACACAAAAATGTATTGAGAGTATCTTTCGCCATACCAGATCACCTTATGAATTACTTTTCGTAGATAATTGCTCAACAGATAAGACTTTGGACTATCTTGGTAAACTCCAGGCACCGGACACTTGTCAACGTATTCATATTATTAAAAATACGGAAAATGCCGGTTTCGCCAAAGGCAACAACCAGGGTATTTCCCAGGCCAAAGGACCGCTGCTCTTGCTGATGAATAATGACATTGTGGTGACGCCGGATTGGCTGGAAAAACTTCGGCGTACCCTCAAACATGATCCCAACATCGGGATCGTCGGCCCCATGACCAATTATGCTTCCGCCCCGCAGCATGTCCCAAAGCCGGAGTATCATCTTGATTCACTGGAAGGATTGGATGCTTTTTCTACCTCCTATGGTGCAGAGCATACCGGTCAAGCGCATCCCTATTGGCGTTTGGTGGGATTTTGCATGCTCATGAAGCGTGATGTCATTGACACCATTGGTGGATTGGATCACCGTTTTGGATTGGGTAATTTTGAGGATGATGACTTTACGCTTCGTGCCGCCATTGCGGGTTTCTCATCCTGGATTGCTGAAGATTGTTATGTTCATCATTTTGGAAGCCGGACTTTTGTTGATACCAAAATTGATTACCAAGCCAGTTTGCGTCAAAACTGGGAAATTTTCAAACGGAAGTGGCGGATACCGTCCGATCTGCCTTACGGCTATACTTACAGTATGAAAAAAACCATCAAAAACGGATTAAAGCAGGAACATTTTTGTCCCTTGGTCTAA
- a CDS encoding methyltransferase domain-containing protein produces the protein MLVPSVCNAATLTPSLYHYSDPPQCPVCGHRDFSETKILWPELVSTWELNPDEETFINRQQGFHCTRCHTNLRSMTLAAVINEYFDWHGTLEALPTHPAAAAIQLLEINEAGSLHPFLSRFPHAVFAAYPETDMQQMPYPDNSFDLVIHSDTLEHLMDPVQGLRECRRIVKPGGCMVMTVPVLPSRLTRRRFDMPASYHGNCSDDTNDLIVWSEYGADFFLDMLAAGWHQTTLFTLTGPESIAIVGTKPQRAPEAKNA, from the coding sequence GTGCTTGTGCCGTCAGTATGCAATGCAGCGACATTGACACCATCGCTTTATCATTATAGTGATCCGCCACAGTGTCCGGTCTGCGGTCACCGGGATTTTTCCGAAACCAAAATCCTCTGGCCGGAACTGGTATCCACATGGGAATTGAATCCTGACGAGGAAACTTTTATCAACCGCCAACAGGGGTTTCACTGCACTCGTTGTCATACCAATCTTCGTTCCATGACCTTGGCCGCAGTGATTAATGAATATTTTGATTGGCACGGTACGCTGGAAGCACTCCCCACGCATCCTGCGGCAGCTGCAATTCAACTGCTGGAAATCAATGAAGCCGGCAGTCTGCATCCTTTTCTCAGCCGCTTTCCCCATGCTGTTTTTGCCGCTTATCCGGAAACGGATATGCAGCAGATGCCCTATCCGGATAATTCCTTTGATCTGGTGATTCACTCCGATACCTTAGAGCACCTTATGGACCCGGTGCAGGGATTACGCGAGTGCCGGCGCATTGTCAAACCGGGCGGGTGCATGGTGATGACTGTTCCGGTCCTGCCCTCGCGGTTGACCCGGCGGCGTTTTGATATGCCTGCCAGTTACCATGGCAACTGTTCGGATGATACCAATGATTTAATTGTTTGGAGTGAATATGGCGCAGATTTTTTTCTCGACATGCTCGCCGCCGGCTGGCACCAGACAACCCTCTTCACCCTGACCGGACCTGAATCCATCGCAATTGTCGGCACCAAACCCCAACGCGCCCCGGAGGCCAAAAATGCCTGA
- a CDS encoding flagellar hook-basal body protein, translating to MISGIYQSAAGMDSLIHIQEVIANNLANINTNGFKKEMLEVLQVNGTQLQVQGTLNTSPGAPKITDSPYHMTLGSEGYFTVDTGAGIAYTRNGDFSINREGQLVTAEGHLVQGKNGPIIIESADFTVTETGDVVSKGQIIDALLISCGTGPMQRLGNSLMVYHDTTSVVAMEAENVQVMQGVLEGSNVNVVECMTDLILVTRLFEANQKALESQDGALQQLISQVGRAK from the coding sequence ATGATATCAGGTATTTATCAGTCAGCAGCTGGAATGGACTCATTGATACACATACAGGAAGTGATTGCCAATAATTTGGCGAATATCAATACCAATGGATTTAAAAAAGAAATGCTGGAAGTTTTGCAGGTAAACGGCACCCAGCTTCAGGTCCAGGGAACACTCAATACAAGTCCCGGTGCGCCCAAAATAACCGACAGCCCGTATCACATGACATTGGGGAGTGAGGGTTATTTCACAGTGGATACCGGCGCAGGAATTGCCTATACCCGCAACGGCGATTTTAGTATTAACCGGGAGGGCCAACTGGTTACGGCCGAGGGTCATTTGGTGCAAGGTAAAAACGGTCCCATCATTATTGAAAGTGCGGATTTTACAGTAACGGAGACAGGTGATGTTGTCAGCAAAGGTCAAATAATTGATGCGCTTTTGATTAGCTGCGGCACCGGGCCGATGCAGCGTTTGGGGAATAGCCTGATGGTTTATCACGATACGACCTCAGTGGTTGCCATGGAGGCGGAAAATGTTCAGGTTATGCAAGGTGTGCTTGAGGGCTCCAACGTCAATGTGGTGGAGTGTATGACAGATCTCATATTGGTGACACGGTTATTTGAGGCGAATCAAAAGGCTTTAGAGAGCCAGGATGGCGCGCTTCAGCAGTTGATTTCACAGGTCGGAAGAGCGAAGTAA
- the flgG gene encoding flagellar basal-body rod protein FlgG, with the protein MLGALMISASGMSAQQLAMDTISNNLANVNTTGFKASQAKFADVFYQQVHRIDGAQGSESAGPSQGLGVKHSQIQRVFTQGTVEATGNPLDLAVQGEGFFQVIRPDNSIGYTRDGSFSVNSQGILCTAQGYPLSPQIEIPSDTTEVQIGADGTVAIKRVGDMMPREIAQLELAQFINPGGLESLGNNVYAMTSASGDAMAGTPGDDGLGSIAQGNLERSNVNLVQEMVNMIITQRAYEVNTKSIQAADEMLKMANNIKRG; encoded by the coding sequence ATGTTAGGAGCATTGATGATTTCTGCAAGTGGTATGTCTGCCCAGCAGTTGGCTATGGATACCATTTCCAATAATTTGGCCAATGTTAATACAACCGGATTTAAAGCTTCGCAGGCAAAGTTTGCCGATGTATTTTACCAGCAGGTTCACCGGATTGACGGGGCACAAGGGAGTGAATCAGCCGGACCTTCTCAGGGATTGGGTGTTAAACATTCTCAAATCCAGAGGGTTTTTACACAGGGGACGGTTGAGGCCACCGGCAATCCTCTGGATCTTGCTGTTCAGGGTGAGGGGTTTTTTCAGGTTATCCGTCCGGATAATTCCATTGGATATACCCGGGATGGATCCTTTTCCGTGAATTCCCAGGGAATCCTTTGTACTGCGCAGGGATATCCCCTGAGTCCGCAGATCGAGATTCCCAGTGATACCACAGAAGTACAGATTGGTGCTGATGGGACGGTCGCCATCAAGCGTGTGGGTGATATGATGCCCAGAGAAATTGCTCAGCTTGAGTTGGCCCAGTTTATCAACCCCGGAGGGCTTGAGAGTTTGGGAAATAATGTCTACGCCATGACATCGGCTTCGGGAGACGCCATGGCCGGGACGCCGGGAGATGATGGTTTGGGAAGTATTGCGCAGGGGAATCTTGAGCGCTCAAATGTCAACCTGGTCCAGGAAATGGTTAATATGATTATTACCCAGAGGGCCTATGAAGTGAATACCAAATCAATCCAGGCAGCAGACGAAATGCTGAAGATGGCAAATAATATTAAACGAGGATAA
- the flgA gene encoding flagellar basal body P-ring formation chaperone FlgA, whose translation MRGIKILLILIILSSISSTVFSESRLVEQCVEAWLSENFSVQNGRWSVTLLSSNKPLKMSKVTFCKVVALVGLKKPKKIMVFKVVPKMGNTLVYRKITVRVFKYVKVPITNKVIRNRVTIDGKDWRFEERDADLLSKDVIKNSEELRNKRSKKILSINEVLTRHAIEKIPDITQGKEITLRVVGYGIILSTDAVSMEEGNISEWIKLKQQYNGQVVKARIIGPSEAQIHLARR comes from the coding sequence ATGAGAGGGATCAAAATACTATTAATTTTAATTATTCTTAGTAGTATATCCAGCACTGTTTTTTCAGAAAGCAGGCTCGTCGAGCAATGCGTTGAAGCATGGTTATCTGAAAATTTTTCAGTTCAAAATGGTCGCTGGTCTGTCACTCTGCTTAGTTCCAATAAACCGCTCAAGATGTCAAAAGTGACGTTCTGCAAAGTTGTCGCATTGGTGGGACTGAAAAAGCCTAAGAAAATAATGGTATTCAAGGTCGTTCCAAAGATGGGAAACACCTTGGTATACCGGAAAATAACGGTTCGTGTATTTAAGTATGTAAAAGTCCCGATTACAAACAAAGTTATCCGAAATAGAGTAACTATAGACGGAAAAGACTGGAGATTTGAAGAAAGGGATGCAGATCTTCTGAGCAAGGATGTAATAAAGAATTCAGAGGAATTGCGTAATAAGCGGAGCAAAAAAATATTGAGTATTAATGAAGTTTTAACCAGGCATGCGATTGAGAAAATTCCTGATATTACTCAGGGCAAAGAGATCACGTTGCGAGTGGTTGGGTATGGCATTATTTTGAGCACTGATGCGGTCAGTATGGAGGAGGGTAATATTTCGGAGTGGATTAAGCTCAAACAACAGTATAACGGTCAAGTTGTCAAAGCCAGGATTATCGGGCCAAGTGAGGCTCAAATCCATTTGGCAAGGAGGTAG
- a CDS encoding flagellar basal body L-ring protein FlgH → MSVGNKLWMVLIAGLFTGLFVTTVGHAESLSGTGAGIFSSEKSFQPGDIVTVIVSENAKAEQSASTKLSKETGMGYSAGGLLGTLIPSAALGVTSDQDGRGDLARKGKMEAKVGAVVEEVLTSGNLRIQGKQEIKFDSGTQVIQVAGIIRPRDVSATNEVYSFKMANAQILYSGKGALHEKARTGYLSRLLDLLWIF, encoded by the coding sequence ATGTCAGTTGGAAATAAGCTATGGATGGTTCTGATCGCCGGTCTTTTTACCGGATTGTTTGTCACCACAGTGGGGCATGCGGAATCGCTTAGCGGGACCGGCGCCGGTATTTTTTCCAGTGAGAAGAGCTTTCAACCGGGTGACATTGTCACGGTCATTGTTTCCGAGAATGCCAAGGCGGAGCAAAGTGCCTCCACCAAGCTGAGCAAGGAAACCGGCATGGGTTATTCTGCCGGAGGCTTGTTAGGCACACTTATTCCCTCAGCTGCTCTGGGTGTGACCTCGGACCAGGATGGGCGAGGAGACCTCGCACGCAAAGGAAAAATGGAAGCCAAGGTGGGTGCGGTGGTGGAAGAGGTATTGACCAGCGGGAATCTTCGTATCCAGGGTAAGCAGGAAATCAAGTTTGACAGCGGAACTCAGGTGATTCAGGTGGCCGGGATTATCCGGCCGCGGGATGTCTCGGCAACCAATGAGGTCTACTCATTTAAAATGGCAAATGCACAGATACTTTATAGCGGCAAGGGTGCCTTGCACGAAAAGGCACGCACCGGTTACTTAAGCCGATTATTGGATCTACTTTGGATTTTTTAG